The Oscillatoria acuminata PCC 6304 genomic interval GTGGTTCATCCGGGGCAGCTTCTGGGGCCAAATCCCATCCAATATCATTGACAATTTCTCCCCGTCCCGTCTCCACGGACCGATTCACCAAGGTTGCCGTCGCCCCTAACTGGCTGAAACAGTCTCCTGCGGGACCGAATGCCTCAATTGATTCTAGGCGATCGCTTCCTTCTTCCCACAACATCACCGCCCCACTACTGGCTTTAATGCCACGTTGGGCTTCTTCTAGCACAATCGTCGCTACTTCTTTGATATCTAAACTACCGATTATTTTTTCGGAAATGTTATAAAGTAGAGTTAACTCTCGATATTTTCCCAGAACTTCTCGTGCTAACGCTTTTTTTTCCACCTCTTGGGTTGCTAAACAAGAAATCATTGAGGCGATCGCACAGACTTTTTCCCCGCCAAAAACCCACCCGATCAATTCTCCATTGACCACAACCGGGAATTTACTGAAATTTGCATCCAGATTCCCTACAATAACCGCCCCTCCTGCATCCAGAAGGGCGATCGGGCTATCCAGTGCCGTTACGCAACTCTCAATTGCTGACCGGATTTCTTTTTTACCATACAGTTTTTTAAGCGTAAACGTCATCGGTTTGCTCCTGTGGTCCTATGGGTCGCGCCAACTTAACTCTTAATTTTTTATTAAACTCTTTCTTTACTCTGTCTAGCTTAACTCAGAACCCTCCATCAAACCGGCCTTGTTTAAAAATTTACATAGTTAGTTTAGCTCTAGTCAATTAGACGCTAAGGAACAAAATTCGCTCCCTAACTCTGAGTTCTGATTCTATTGGGTTTTCACAAATATGACCCAGTTAGACCCATGAGGTGTCAACAACTCATCACTTCACTCCCAGCACAACTGCCTCTGTGCACTAGGGAGGAATTAAGCAGAGGGAACAACCAACCCGGTGGTTAACCCCCCTAGTTCGGGCAGAAAAGGCATAAAGTTTTTGTAAAGAAACCGGCATGGTCTTTCCCCGAGTGAAGCGATGCCCTAGGATGAGAAAAATCGCCAGTGGCCCCTCATCTTCAGCGCTGTGGGATTTAGATGCCCTACATTTAGGATGCCCAAATTTGCCCAGGTAGAAAAACTCAAGAGTTTGAACCTTTAAATTTACCCTCGGGTCTAAACCCTCAGAATTCCCAAATCCTTGAGGAAAAAGTCACAGGTGCTCACCGTGTCAGCAAAGGTATTTACAAAGGAGCCATCCGATTCGGACCTGGTAAAATGTTGTCAAAACAGGGATCTCCCTGCCGGCGATCGCCTCTTGTGCCAGGACTGTTTTGGTCAGCTGTACCGGCGCTATCAACATCAGGTGCGATCGACCCTGTACCAACTTTGTGGTGCACCGGAGATCGATGACTTGATACAGGATGTGTTTTTAAAAGTATGGAAAGGATTACCAAAACTCCGGGAACCCGCCTACTTCTCGACCTGGCTGTATCGGATTACCTGGAATGTGGCCACCGATCGCCGTCAAGGTTTTGTCAAAGAACAGGCCCAACATCGGGGATCCATCGCCTTGCTCCAAGAAGGCAGCAGCGGCGATCGGCCTCCCCAGTCCCAAACCCCCGATTTGATGCACTTACATTACCAGGATTTAGTGCAACGAGGACTAGACTGTTTAAGTTTTGAGCATCGGGCGGTTTTGGTGCTTCATGACCTCGAAGATCTCCCGCAAAAGGAGGTAGCTCAAATTATGAATATCCCGGTAGGAACGGTAAAATCCCGGTTGTTTCATGCCCGAGCGTCTATGCGAAAATTTCTGGAATCTGAAGGAGTGCAACTATGAATCAACCCCCAGAAAAACCTGACCATCTCGTAGATTTTTTACGTCAACATCGCCCGGATATTCCCCCGGCTTCCCCGCAGTTAGAAGCACGAATTCTAGCTGCCGTTGCTGGCGATCGGTCCAAGGCAAGGCGTTATTCATCGCGCATCCTTTGGTTGATTGTTCCTTCAATTGCTGCGAGTTTATCCCTGGCCTTTTGGGGGATTAAACCCGGGTTATTTTCCCCAACACCGGCCAGCAATTCTGCTCAACTTGAAGCGTTCATGGAATATACCTGGAATGGTCTATTGCAAGATGAAATGCTCGATCCTTCTAATGATTTAATTTTTGGCGAAGAAGAAAATATCTCTCGCTTGGAAGCTGAGTAGTTCTTGGAAAAATATCAACTTTCTTCAGGGTTTTTAATTCAACAAATTCAGGTTAAATTTTGAAACCTTTCCCTCTTGAACTGGGTCTAAAAATTTAAGTGTAAACGGGAGCATTTCAATTTTTTCAAGAGACCTAACCCCCCAGCCCCCTTCCCTCTTAGGGAAGGGGGAGAAAGAGGTCAGTTCCCCCTCCGGAAAAGATATTTATTCCTTATCCCTCCCTCTCCTTGTAGGAGAGGGTTGGGGAGAGGTGGGGAGAGGTCCAATTCGGTTTTTAAGCAACATTGAAATGCTGCCCTGTAAACCCACATCCCATTGCAAATTAAGTGAGGCTTTAATTATGTTTGCCAATCGTCTTTCCTTATTAGCTGCTTTAATGCTGGCTTTGGGAACTAGCACTGCTGCTTATGCTGCACCCCAAGTCTTTGGAGAACAAACCATCGCTCAACGTCCCGGGGGAAATAATCCAGGTCGCGTTTCTCAAGGGGACGGTCAATGGGGCAAAAAACAAGGCTGGCTCGAACAGTTAAATCTCACAGCGGAGCAACAGCAAGAAATCCAAGCCATTCGCGATCGCTACCAATCTCAGATGCAAGCCAGCCGCGATGAAATGCGTCAAAACATGGAACGCATGGGTCAAATGATGAGTGGCAATACCAGCGATGATGAGCTACGAAATCAACACAATCAAATTCTCCAGGCGCGGCAACAAATGGGACAAATGCAGTTCGAGCAAATGTTAGCTATCCGCAACGTTCTTACCCCAGAACAACGGCAGCAGTTTGCCCAACTCATGCAACAGCGTCGCCAAAACCGCGAGAACCGTCAAGGCAATCAGAACCGTCAAAGCAATCAGGGGAATGGCCGAGGAAATCGTCCCGGATCCAACATGGCCGGACCTGGACAGTAGTCATCGCGGAATCTCATCGGGTACCGGCATCCTAGGATGGCAGTCCCGTCTTCAGTCCAAGGGACAAAAACTGGGTTTCTGCATCAGCTTAGTTGCAAAGAAACCCGGGTTGTCTTCCCCATACAGTACCGGCGTCCTAGACTATTGAATTTCCCTCGTTCTCATTTCCTGACCGCCTGAAGCGTGAAGCGTGCCACTTCATTCTTCAGGCTTTTTTTTGGACCCTATACCAATGGAGTAGGGGCAGGAGCATCTCAATTTGTTCAAGAGACCTAACCCCCCAGCCCCCTTCCCTAAGAGGGAAGGGGGAGCCTCAAAGCCCCTCCCCTCTTAGGGGAGGGGTTTGGGGAGAGGTCCGACTGGTTTTTAGGCAAACAAAATTGAGATGCTCCCGTAGGGCCTGGGGTCCTCTCCCGGGGCAGTCGCCGGACAGGTTGCCGATTCCGAGGGGGGGCTTTCTTTCCCGGAGTGAACCCTGTGCCTTCTGGAAAAAAAGGGCGCTAATACTTCATCCTAAAGGGAGAGGATGTAGCCATAGAGTAAGAGATATATTCTCTGTAGGTTCAAATTTCAAGCACAAATTTGCTAACCGATTCAATTGGATCCATGATGCCACCCTTTGGGGATTAAAAATGGCTCATCCCTCGATAGTTCAAGTTTAGAGTATTATTTAAAGATTAGAAGAGTTACGGAGCTAGAATCATGGTAGATGAACTCGATAAAGAGCTGAGAAAGTGCCGAGCCTTCTTAAGTCTAGCCCTATGCCTGGTGTTAGCAAATTTCGCTGTATCCTTCAAGTTTCCCGAACTGCCGAAAACTAGCGAGGAGCCATTGGAATCGATTTTGTGTGAGAAAAGAGTGGTAAGCATTTTCCACAGCGGCAACAGGCTCCTCGACAAATTTTGCTTGCCTGAAGTTTCCTGAGCACCGAAGTAAAAAGGGATCCTGAAAGTTTGAGTTAACATCCCCGGTTTGTGGTCCGGACAGAGGAACTGCCGGGGATAATCCCTATCCGTTGGACCCGTTAAAATTTGTGAAAGCATCCGTTCACCTCCATCGGCATCACCGGAAGAGAACGGTTTGAGCGTTACCCCAACCTCTGCCTCTCGGTTAAGAATTTTTGCCCCTCTATTTCCTTCCATTGAGCGAATTTTTTACGCCCACTCGCGTTAGGGTTTAGTGGCCCCTCGTAAGCACCTCAACTGGGCTTGACCGGAAGAACAAAGCGATGCCTTGTTCTAAAACCGTATTGAAGGTTCGATTTGATCCTGGAGAGTTCCCTAACTCGGGTTATGGGTTGGGATGCCTCAGTGCTGCTCATTCTGCAAGAAATCTCATCCTGAGTGGCATCTATTCCCTCAGAGATCTTGTGGATCATTTATCTATCTCAGGAGTGAGAGATTTTATCTATCTGATGTAGCATTACCATTTTTGTCCTTTAAAATGCCCGGTTACATCACTGGATAAAGTAAGCAGATAAAATGTAACCTTAGAAAGATGAAAAATCTAGAGTTGTTAGATATGATTAAAGCATAAGTGACTCCAATCCTGTTCAAAAATTAGAGATGTTTCAGGGTACTCATCTAACAACTGATGAATACCGGGAAAATGTTGAATTCCAACTTTTTCAAGTGATCTTACTCTATGTTCCCCTATTTTTCGAGTTGGACCCGATTCCAACTGTAAGGGGAAATCCATTGCTACGGGAGAAGAAATCCATAGGAACTTGTTTTTATGGCAGTTTTCATCACTTTATTTCCAGATTTTTTCCAAAATTTGTGGGAATTTTCCACTCTTTTTTACCTTAATAAAAAAGTTGAAACAACAAAACAAAGAGGTTTTATGAGCGACTACGATAGTATTGACCAAAGACGGACTGCTAATCCCGGCGATCGCATTGCCGATGAAAATCAAAGCATTGAAGAGAAATCTAAACAACTGGCGGTAGATTCTCCCGATATTACAGGAGATCATATTCAGGTTCCGACCTATTTTATCGTGGAAGATGAAGAAGGCAATCAGGAAGCACTTCACCATGTCAAAGATGCAGAAGAAATTTCTGATGTCATTCGACAAGCGCGAACCGATGATGAAGGGAATCGGAAGTGGTGGTAAGCTGATCATCTCCTAAGACTAGGATATTATCAGCATCCCTGCTGAACACCAGACGTACCTGAACGGTACCTCTGGTGAAATATCTGATCACCTTATTCTCCCTGCTCCCCTGGAGGGTCGGGGAGAGAGGGAGATCCAGAAAGCTCCTCCCTTCAAAAAACATTTTTTTGGGGATGTAACTGGAGGATGATGTAGGCGGAGCAGTATATCTACTGCTCCTACTCTTGACTTGATGTGATGGGTCACACCTACATCTGGGAATACAACAGGGTTCCGAACTTTTGCTACTGTATCTCTTCCTAACTCATCACTTCTTCATTACTGGAGTAGTCCGGACATTCCGTGGCTTCAGTACGGAGGACCTTATCCGGTTGGACGGCACATTTTAGATAAGGATTATTTTTAAAATATTTACAATTTGTGCAGGGTAATTGACTCACTGCCGGTAAATTGGAGAGGCGACTCCGGACAGATTTCCAAAAATTAAAGTGCATGACAAATAGCACGACCCAGACCACTGCGGCAAAAGAAAGCGGCACTAATAACAGGTCGCCGGTAGAAAAACTTTGCTCGGGTCTCATGGGAGACTGATAGGCTGGAACTTCCATCTGTTCTGAAGCATTTAACTCCAAAGACCCTATACCAGATAGGGTGAAGCGAGTTGGGTTGTCCTGATAGCTGGGAATTTGATTCATCTTTTTTAACTCGGTATGTTTAGGATGGTTTAGGCAAATATATCCGTCTTGAAACCTTTAAGAAAAATTTTTCTAAAAGCCAGCCGATTTCTAGGGATGGACTCTCCAGCTTTGAGCCAAGAAAGTCTAGCCAATTTCATGGAAATGAGGTACAGCAGTCGGATTCACTCTTACCCCTAAATTCTTACCCTGACTCTTTTTTCTCTCCAGAGTGTAGGGCTTTAGTTGCCCTAAAGTTAACCTTTTTTTCACCCATTTTTTCTCTCGGGTCATCCTTCAAGAAAACTGGGATGCTTAGGGGCAAGGGGATTTATGAGAATCCTTAGATGGACTTCATCCAGATGAAAACGCGATAAAGACTTATAAAAAAGAAAGCGCGTTTAAAGGGTTAATCAAAATATAACTCAGGAATAAATCGGGTGATCTCTTTCTCTGGTTGGGTTTATCTCTTCCTCTCAATATACCCCTAGGCTGAAGTTGAGTTTTTAGCCGATCGCCAGAAGTTTTCTTAATTCAATTGATGAGATAATTTATCGATAGATTGGCCGAATTCTCTTTAACATGAGTTTCTTTCAAAGTGAAGCCAACGAGCAGTTTAATCCCTGGACTGGGATAACATTAAGGTGGTTTTCCCTAGGGGATGCCCAGAAAGTTGAGCCGAATCGTAGGCCGAAAAAGCAATTTTGCGGTGACTTGACCTGGGTACTGGAGGTCAACTGCCTCACCAACTGGTATTTCCATTAGTTTATCCCTGGGGTCAACTGCCCGAATCCCTCTAGGGATAGATTTAAAACCCGTCTTCCGAGGGGTATTGGGGAAGGGATATTTTTCCCGGGGATTAGGGGGCTAAAATGGCATCGAGCAATTTCTCAGGCCCGAAACGGACAGGATCCGTGCAGGGGAGTCCGGTTTCAGTTTCAATTTGCTCAATTGCCTCTCGGGAAGCTGCCTCATCTAAATCCCGCGAATTGAGGGCGATTGCCACCACTCGGGAGGGAGTCAACGCACCCGCAGCACTCGCCACCTGTTCATACAAGGCGATCGCCTCGGATAATTTGGGAATCGGCACATGGGGATGGTTTTTAATATGAGTTTGTCCCGCCCGATGCACCAGAACTAAGTGAGTCGGCTGACTGCCGCGCAACAAGGGTAAAGTCGCCGTAGAACCGGGATGAAACAAAGACCCCTGTCCCTCCACCAAAATCAAGTCACAATCCGTTGCACATTGCATCACCGCTTGTTCCACCGCGCCCGCCGCAAAGTCTACGCGCACCGCATCCAGGGCCACCCCTGAACCGGCAATCATCAACCCCGCTTGACCCGTTGCCACAAATTGCGACTGCAACCCGCGCTGTTGGGCGAGACGATGGATTTCTAAACAAGTAGACATTTTCCCGATCGCCATATCCGTCCCCACCGCCAACACCCGGGGACAAGTCAGTTGCCGCGCCTGAGCACTGCCGATTTTGAGTCCCGTGGGTTCTTGTCGGACATCCCAAATCCACTGTCCCTCCCGTAACGGAAACGGCAGTTCCGGATGATGATTTAATGGGGTATGCAACCCATTCACAAGGGATAATCCCGCAGAAACGGCGCGACGGAGTTCCGCAAACCACTCCGGAGGTAACGCACCCCCAGACGGTGCAATCCCGATCGCCAGAACATCCGGGTTCATAGCGAGGGCCGCCTCTACCGAGGCCACAATTGGCACATCTCGGGCAATGCCCGTGAGTTCTCGTAGCGACTGTCCCGCCGATTCGCCATCGATGACAGCGACAATATTGGCCTCGCTGTATCTCAACAAGGTTAACCCGGTTTTGCCAATTGAGCCCTGAATGCCTTGATGTTGCAGAATGGCGACGCGATGATTAGCTGTTATACGCACGATGTTGTACTCCTAAACCCGGTAAATCATTGGGCAGCAATCGTCCATCCTGGACGATCGCCCCGGTAAACGGATCGTCAATTAAATTCAAATGACTATCTAAATCCAGATAATCCGCTAACGGTGAGAGGTGAGACAAGGCGGTATTCGCCACCACAGTATCGGAATAACACCCAAACATCACCTGCAATCCGCAGGCATGGGCGGTGTGAATCATCCCCATGGCTTCTGTTAATCCCCCACATTTCATCAGTTTAATATTAATTCCATGAACGCGATCGGCCAAGGGGATAATATCAGCCCGGGTAAAGCAGCTTTCATCCACAAAAATTGGTAACGGCGATTCCCGATAGAGGTGACGTAATTCCTCTTGTGCCGCCACCGGGAGGGGTTGTTCTAAATACTTCACCCCCCGAGTGCTCAACCAGTGACTCATGGCGATTGCATCCTCTAGGGTCCATCCGCCATTGGCATCAATGCTAAACCCGGAACCCGGTGGGGCTTCCTCCTGGACCGCCAAGAACATGGCGCGATCGGCAGCAATTCCAGCCGGACTGCCCAATTTCACCTTAATCGCACAACCTTGGGTTGAGGGGACTGCCTCAGTTTCGGGACTGTCTGAGTCTAAATTAAACCAATGTCGGACCCGGGTTCGGGCCGCTTCTGGACTACTAATGCCAATGGTGAGGGAGGTGGGGACAATCCGATTGCAGTCGAGTCCCCACAATTGCCATAACGGAAGTCCGACTTTTTTCCCTAACCAATCTTGTAACGCCGTATCTAACCCCGCTTGGGCGGCAGAGGGAAATTTACCCTCAGTTGTGAGACGCATTAAAAACGCTTCTATTTCTTGGCGATCGAAAGGACTAAACCCCGCCAATTTCGGGGCAACTTCCTGTAATGCGGCCACAATTTCCGAGGTCGTTTGCGGCGTACCCCCAGCAGAAAACGGCGATGCTTCCCCCCATCCTGTGATCCCTTCAGCTTCTACTTTAACTAAAACATTCGTACTTTGAGCCGTCGTTCCCCGACTAATTGTTAGAGCAAATCGTTTATGGACTGTAAAAGTTTCTATCTGAATTTTCATAAGTTTTTAGTAATGCCTTCAGGCGTTCTCTTGATGTTCGTACTCAAGATTTAAACCACCGAGTCTGGAAGTACAGTAAAGGTTAGAAACCGGGTTTCTTTACAAAATTTATGGTAATTAGCAACAAATTGGGGTAAGAAACCCGGTTTCTTGTCCTATCTATTTTATCCAGTACCCCTGAACTCGTGGGATAAAGAAAGGATTGTTACTCCGGGAGCATCTCAATTTTGCCTAAAAACCAGTCGGACCTCTCCCCAAACCCCTCCCCTAAGAGGGGAGGGGCTTTGAGACTGCCTTGTCCGGCTCCCCCTTCCCTAGACAGGGAAGGGGGCTGGGGGGTTAGGTCTCTTGAACAAATTGAGATGCTCCCGTTACTCCGGCTGTTCTGTGGGATAACGACTTCAGTCGGAGAGCCTCTCAATATTGCCTAAAACCTGAATCTGACCTCTCCTAAGGCCCTCTCCTAAAAGGAGAGGGAGAATAAGGAAATTTTTTGATTGCTGTACGGGGTAAGGGAACTCCAAAAAATAAAATCTCCAAAACGTTCGTTCGTAGTGAGTGATCAACGGATTAGCCCCGTCAATTGTAGGGGCGCAATGCTTGCGCCCCAGAGGGCGCAAGCATTGCGCCCCTACACTTCCTTTCAATTGAACGGTTGGATGATTTATATTTTGCAATCCCCTAAATAAATCTCTTTCTCCCCCTTCCCTCTTAGGGAAGGGGGCCGGGGGGTTAGGTCTCTTTCTTTCAGATTAATTCCCCCTGAAATTACCGCAATCCTAACCAAGTAAACAGGTCTTGATGGGTGAAGGCTTCGAGTAAGAGTAACGAGAGAAAGGCAATCATGGCAACTCGACCATTGATGCGTTCGGCATATTCGGTCCATCCAAAAGCCGGTTCAGGTTCGGCGGGTAAATCTTGAACAACGGGAGGTTGAGTTGGGGTTGGT includes:
- a CDS encoding sigma-70 family RNA polymerase sigma factor, encoding MLTVSAKVFTKEPSDSDLVKCCQNRDLPAGDRLLCQDCFGQLYRRYQHQVRSTLYQLCGAPEIDDLIQDVFLKVWKGLPKLREPAYFSTWLYRITWNVATDRRQGFVKEQAQHRGSIALLQEGSSGDRPPQSQTPDLMHLHYQDLVQRGLDCLSFEHRAVLVLHDLEDLPQKEVAQIMNIPVGTVKSRLFHARASMRKFLESEGVQL
- a CDS encoding Spy/CpxP family protein refolding chaperone; this encodes MFANRLSLLAALMLALGTSTAAYAAPQVFGEQTIAQRPGGNNPGRVSQGDGQWGKKQGWLEQLNLTAEQQQEIQAIRDRYQSQMQASRDEMRQNMERMGQMMSGNTSDDELRNQHNQILQARQQMGQMQFEQMLAIRNVLTPEQRQQFAQLMQQRRQNRENRQGNQNRQSNQGNGRGNRPGSNMAGPGQ
- a CDS encoding DUF1611 domain-containing protein codes for the protein MRITANHRVAILQHQGIQGSIGKTGLTLLRYSEANIVAVIDGESAGQSLRELTGIARDVPIVASVEAALAMNPDVLAIGIAPSGGALPPEWFAELRRAVSAGLSLVNGLHTPLNHHPELPFPLREGQWIWDVRQEPTGLKIGSAQARQLTCPRVLAVGTDMAIGKMSTCLEIHRLAQQRGLQSQFVATGQAGLMIAGSGVALDAVRVDFAAGAVEQAVMQCATDCDLILVEGQGSLFHPGSTATLPLLRGSQPTHLVLVHRAGQTHIKNHPHVPIPKLSEAIALYEQVASAAGALTPSRVVAIALNSRDLDEAASREAIEQIETETGLPCTDPVRFGPEKLLDAILAP
- a CDS encoding dipeptide epimerase encodes the protein MKIQIETFTVHKRFALTISRGTTAQSTNVLVKVEAEGITGWGEASPFSAGGTPQTTSEIVAALQEVAPKLAGFSPFDRQEIEAFLMRLTTEGKFPSAAQAGLDTALQDWLGKKVGLPLWQLWGLDCNRIVPTSLTIGISSPEAARTRVRHWFNLDSDSPETEAVPSTQGCAIKVKLGSPAGIAADRAMFLAVQEEAPPGSGFSIDANGGWTLEDAIAMSHWLSTRGVKYLEQPLPVAAQEELRHLYRESPLPIFVDESCFTRADIIPLADRVHGINIKLMKCGGLTEAMGMIHTAHACGLQVMFGCYSDTVVANTALSHLSPLADYLDLDSHLNLIDDPFTGAIVQDGRLLPNDLPGLGVQHRAYNS
- a CDS encoding chlorophyll a/b-binding protein, with translation MTEPKPTPTQPPVVQDLPAEPEPAFGWTEYAERINGRVAMIAFLSLLLLEAFTHQDLFTWLGLR